One window of the Daphnia pulex isolate KAP4 chromosome 8, ASM2113471v1 genome contains the following:
- the LOC124200359 gene encoding uncharacterized protein LOC124200359, with the protein MRFEITCLLIFAIFCGYSSSSETHKNDQERFLLSTASITFTTFTLIKKTTTTTSTFTSVTTCTTSTSTLTTCTIGRRRRGLFYDDAASQGRSRRGLFYNDDEVQNKEGGTFLPVETKSGEPSLEVANTSIDESSLIPLEIESGFVVPDGSPNRFLLAFGTSTVTSVVITTSTSSLTAICSSTTGFPLCGNAGK; encoded by the exons ATGCGCTTTGAAATTACCTGTCTATTGATCTTTGCCATTTTTTGTGGCTATTCTTCTTCATCGGAAACCCATAAAAACGACCAAGAACGATTCCTTCTTAGCACCGCTTCCATAACATTTACCACTTTCAccctaattaaaaaaaccactACCACCACTTCAACATTTACATCCGTAACTACTTGCACCACCTCAACGTCAACTTTAACGACATGCACTATTGGACGCCGGCGTCGTGGACTATTTTACGACGATGCTGCATCCCAGGGCCGCAGTCGCAGAGGGCTCTTCTATAACGACGATGAAGTCCAGAACAAGGAAGGTGGTACCTTTCTTCCCGTTGAAACAAA GTCAGGTGAGCCATCCTTAGAAGTAGCCAATACATCTATTGACGAATCGTCTTTAATTCCGTTGGAAATTGAATCTGGTTTCGTGGTGCCTGATGGAAGTCCAAATCGATTCTTGTTGGCTTTCGGTACGTCAACTGTTACCAGTGTAGTCATCACTACATCAACAAGCAGCCTGACGGCTATTTGCAGTAGTACCACCGGCTTTCCCTTATGTGGGAATGCTGGAAAATAA
- the LOC124200406 gene encoding A-agglutinin anchorage subunit-like, whose protein sequence is MRFEIAYIIPLLAALTIIQAQVEDTSNQPKNNARIFLSTFTVILSTVTSTATTTSVTTCTTSAGTLTTCSAGRRRRGLLYDEEENQGRTRRGLFYDDDDTETKDGSISLSENPVKRSAELTETAAKSETTFEKTNSIPLTIQSGFSLPEGFPAGAPRFKLAYGTTTLTTTSTSLSTRSLTATCASTTNYSTCSNAGK, encoded by the exons ATGCGTTTTGAAATAGCATATATAATACCGCTTTTAGCTGCCCTTACTATTATTCAAGCGCAAGTTGAAGACACAAGCAATCAGCCAAAAAATAATGCTCGTATTTTTTTGAGTACTTTTACGGTGATCCTCTCCACAGTCACATCGACTGCTACCACTACATCTGTTACTACTTGCACCACGTCTGCGGGTACATTGACAACTTGCTCAGCTGGACGTCGTCGCCGTGGTCTCTTGTACGACGAGGAAGAAAACCAAGGTCGTACACGCCGTGGACTTTtctatgatgatgatgatactGAAACGAAGGACGGTAGCATTTCTTTGTCTGAAAACCCAGTAAAGAg ATCTGCTGAACTCACAGAAACTGCTGCGAAATCTGAAActacttttgaaaaaacaaattctatcCCCCTAACCATTCAATCGGGATTCAGCCTACCAGAGGGATTCCCCGCTGGGGCTCCTCGGTTCAAACTGGCCTATGGCACGACAACATTGACAACTACATCAACTTCTCTCTCAACCCGTTCTTTGACGGCTACTTGTGCCAGCACCACAAACTATTCAACTTGCTCCAATGCTGGTAAATAG